A window of the Euzebya pacifica genome harbors these coding sequences:
- a CDS encoding maleylpyruvate isomerase family mycothiol-dependent enzyme: protein MWGLVAAERRRTADFLETLQPEHWQARSLCELWTVREAMGHINFIWNTTDEELMERVGRHGGDVPAASAELGKELGRKAPEELIAGLRDNAELQKLPPGARPIDALADVVLHPHDVAFPLGLEHPANADATRLVLDEVVGENRDHYNPAGGIDGLRFEATDLRWSHGEGDLVRGKAIDLASALHGRRAPVEALIGPGVETFRQRFGNA from the coding sequence ATGTGGGGACTCGTTGCAGCAGAACGTCGTCGGACCGCGGACTTCCTGGAGACACTTCAGCCCGAGCACTGGCAGGCGCGGAGCCTGTGCGAGCTCTGGACCGTCCGCGAGGCCATGGGACACATCAACTTCATCTGGAACACCACCGATGAAGAGCTGATGGAACGGGTCGGGCGGCACGGAGGGGACGTCCCGGCGGCGTCGGCCGAGCTCGGCAAGGAGCTCGGCCGCAAGGCGCCGGAGGAGCTGATCGCAGGGCTGCGCGACAACGCTGAACTGCAGAAGCTGCCGCCCGGGGCCCGCCCGATCGACGCGCTGGCCGACGTCGTGCTGCACCCCCACGACGTCGCGTTCCCGCTGGGGCTCGAGCACCCGGCGAACGCCGACGCCACGAGGCTCGTCCTCGACGAGGTCGTCGGCGAGAACCGCGACCACTACAACCCGGCGGGCGGCATCGACGGACTGCGCTTCGAGGCGACCGACCTGCGCTGGTCCCACGGGGAGGGTGACCTTGTCCGGGGAAAGGCGATCGACCTGGCCTCGGCCCTTCACGGTCGCCGCGCTCCGGTCGAGGCCCTGATCGGTCCAGGCGTGGAGACGTTCCGCCAGCGGTTCGGCAACGCCTGA
- a CDS encoding helix-turn-helix transcriptional regulator → MAARRTAGEATRGRLIGRDVDLASLRSAWTGTADAGGRGVLVSGAPGIGKSALVATFAADVDGSCVLSRCTPPPAPPLRALSEAALGAMTGGAAHTEINEGIFGAGLRTLLGAGDAADSQHNPLVVGEALLRLLSSCPDTPVLWIVEDLHWADAEMIEVLDYVSDHLNQHPVLLLATTRDVAAADGTRVVGRWAGHPDVGLIELGRLSDADAALLVDDALGGAAPASFVEHALRIGEGTPLLLQEYTRESVVSKALHLQDAAWRFDEGRAPSIPRTYRDAVERRVRSLPPLPRRNVQLAALVGREIDAVLLQRMGLDRDEAAAVADDAVRAQLAIVDWSDDGRVRFRHALTRDAVAASMAPSVRKDAATNALSALTEQELGDNELEVAAVLAEAAGETSRARKLLVESARRAVRVGATATALARLDLADALPMEVEGGLAARELRLEALALAGRAPEALELAPQLLADMRQADDQAGIYRVVVARARAAGSLGRWEDAADHLDDVIPDGEVGGAPVDVLSFRAIAAIELGDVAGAEALAQRALEAGADAGVSRCEALEVLGRVARETSYEVAGVHFAAAAKAAEDAGLLLWQARALIEVGLGEATLRGGMSGFTAAYDRAVQCGALGVSAMAAYNLANINGFGFRTGEAAMWAERLISTASTTGAAKLEAMGWAMLGRAHALDGQRAKARLAGDRARMAASDDCEVDGLAAGLCEGLSDLGVGDVESSVPLFARSVERLLEMPVPTATAPWCIAPVVLAVHDHPLTAAAREQLVTPAFLGVPVMQFARFLVDEVIAGRAGDRVALDSARAGFDDLRERHPALADRLSIFLAHLRALVAIAALEDGWGTPLEDLQRAEQVLDEGGFSKLARWAAGVARDAGAPQRRRGKGKADVPEVLQPFGVTAREFDVLCLLGDRLTNREIAEQLVVSPSTVKSHVERLLHKTGRRNRVELAELAELVR, encoded by the coding sequence GTGGCAGCACGGCGGACAGCGGGGGAGGCGACCAGGGGTCGGCTGATCGGTCGGGACGTCGACCTGGCGTCGTTGCGCTCGGCGTGGACCGGCACCGCCGATGCCGGAGGGCGGGGGGTGCTGGTCAGCGGCGCGCCGGGGATCGGAAAGTCCGCGCTCGTGGCAACGTTCGCCGCTGATGTCGACGGCTCGTGCGTGCTGAGCCGCTGCACGCCGCCGCCGGCACCACCGCTGCGTGCACTCAGCGAAGCGGCGCTGGGTGCCATGACTGGCGGGGCCGCGCACACGGAGATCAACGAGGGGATCTTCGGCGCCGGGCTGCGGACGCTGCTGGGCGCCGGCGATGCCGCCGACAGCCAGCACAACCCGCTGGTGGTCGGCGAGGCGCTGCTGCGCCTCCTGTCCTCCTGCCCCGACACTCCGGTGCTCTGGATCGTGGAGGACCTCCACTGGGCGGACGCCGAGATGATCGAGGTCCTCGACTACGTCTCCGACCACCTGAACCAGCACCCGGTGCTGCTGCTGGCCACCACACGTGACGTCGCGGCGGCTGACGGCACGCGGGTCGTGGGCCGCTGGGCCGGCCACCCGGACGTCGGCCTCATCGAGCTCGGCCGCCTGTCCGACGCCGACGCGGCGCTCCTCGTCGATGACGCGCTGGGCGGCGCCGCGCCGGCCTCGTTCGTCGAGCACGCCCTGCGGATCGGTGAGGGCACCCCGCTGCTCCTCCAGGAGTACACGCGCGAATCGGTGGTCAGCAAGGCCCTCCACCTACAGGATGCCGCGTGGCGCTTCGACGAGGGCCGGGCGCCGTCGATCCCGCGGACGTACCGAGACGCCGTCGAGCGCCGTGTGCGCTCCCTGCCACCCCTCCCTCGGCGCAACGTGCAGCTCGCAGCCTTGGTCGGTCGCGAGATCGACGCGGTGCTGCTGCAGCGCATGGGACTGGACCGCGACGAGGCCGCAGCGGTGGCTGACGACGCCGTCCGGGCGCAGCTCGCCATCGTGGACTGGAGCGACGACGGCCGCGTTCGGTTCCGTCACGCGCTCACCCGGGATGCCGTCGCCGCCAGCATGGCCCCGTCGGTGAGGAAGGACGCCGCCACCAACGCGCTCTCCGCGTTGACCGAGCAGGAGCTGGGTGACAACGAGCTCGAGGTCGCCGCGGTCCTCGCCGAGGCGGCGGGCGAGACGTCCCGAGCCCGGAAGCTCCTCGTCGAGTCCGCGCGGCGCGCCGTGCGCGTCGGGGCGACCGCCACAGCGCTCGCGCGGCTGGACCTCGCCGACGCGCTGCCCATGGAGGTCGAGGGCGGACTGGCCGCCCGCGAGCTCCGTCTGGAGGCGCTCGCGCTGGCCGGTCGGGCCCCGGAGGCGCTGGAGCTCGCCCCTCAGCTACTCGCCGACATGCGTCAAGCTGACGATCAGGCGGGCATCTATCGCGTGGTGGTTGCCCGCGCCCGCGCCGCTGGCTCGCTGGGGAGGTGGGAGGACGCAGCTGACCACCTCGACGACGTCATCCCCGACGGCGAGGTCGGCGGGGCGCCGGTCGACGTCCTGTCGTTCCGGGCCATCGCCGCGATCGAGCTCGGTGACGTGGCCGGTGCCGAGGCGTTGGCGCAGCGTGCCCTCGAGGCCGGCGCCGACGCCGGGGTCAGCCGGTGCGAGGCGCTGGAGGTCCTCGGTCGCGTCGCCCGTGAGACCAGCTATGAGGTGGCGGGCGTCCACTTCGCCGCCGCCGCGAAGGCCGCCGAGGACGCGGGGCTGCTGCTGTGGCAGGCCCGGGCGCTGATCGAGGTGGGCCTCGGCGAGGCCACCCTGCGGGGAGGGATGTCGGGCTTCACGGCGGCCTACGACCGGGCGGTGCAGTGTGGTGCGCTGGGGGTCAGCGCCATGGCTGCCTACAACCTGGCCAACATCAACGGCTTCGGCTTCCGGACCGGTGAGGCGGCGATGTGGGCCGAGCGGCTGATCAGCACCGCCAGCACCACGGGCGCGGCCAAGCTCGAGGCGATGGGGTGGGCGATGCTCGGTCGGGCACACGCGCTGGACGGTCAGCGGGCGAAGGCCCGGCTGGCTGGTGACCGTGCCCGGATGGCGGCCTCGGACGACTGCGAGGTCGACGGGTTGGCTGCCGGTCTGTGCGAGGGGTTGTCCGACCTCGGGGTCGGGGACGTGGAGTCGTCGGTCCCGCTGTTCGCCAGGTCGGTCGAGCGCCTGCTCGAGATGCCGGTGCCGACCGCGACCGCCCCGTGGTGCATCGCGCCGGTGGTGCTGGCGGTCCACGACCACCCCCTGACGGCGGCTGCTCGGGAGCAGCTGGTCACCCCGGCCTTCCTCGGTGTGCCGGTGATGCAGTTCGCCCGCTTCCTGGTCGATGAGGTGATCGCCGGGCGGGCCGGCGACAGGGTTGCACTCGACTCCGCGCGGGCGGGCTTCGATGACCTGCGGGAACGACACCCCGCGCTGGCCGACAGGCTGTCGATCTTCCTCGCCCACCTCCGTGCCCTCGTCGCCATCGCGGCGCTGGAGGACGGGTGGGGGACGCCGCTGGAGGACCTGCAGCGCGCCGAGCAGGTGCTGGACGAGGGCGGGTTTTCCAAGCTCGCTCGCTGGGCCGCGGGAGTGGCGCGCGACGCCGGTGCGCCACAGCGACGGCGCGGGAAGGGCAAGGCCGATGTCCCCGAGGTGTTGCAGCCGTTCGGGGTGACCGCACGCGAGTTCGACGTGCTGTGCCTGCTCGGCGATCGCCTGACGAACCGCGAGATCGCCGAGCAGCTGGTGGTCTCCCCGTCGACGGTGAAGTCCCATGTCGAACGGCTGCTGCACAAGACCGGCCGGCGCAACCGGGTGGAGCTGGCCGAGCTGGCCGAACTGGTCCGCTGA
- a CDS encoding Rid family hydrolase, producing MATIIKEELRAGPFHELFAQGVCVGDTIHLSGAVSLDQAGGVVGVGDLGAQVRQCYANIGTVLHRFDVTFHNLVDETWFVTDMARVMGELGSVTAARADFLGERPQITQTMVEVAGLVMPELLVEIKCIARR from the coding sequence GTGGCGACGATCATCAAGGAGGAGCTGCGCGCCGGCCCGTTCCACGAGCTGTTCGCACAGGGCGTCTGCGTCGGGGACACCATCCACCTGTCCGGCGCGGTCAGCCTGGACCAGGCGGGCGGCGTCGTCGGCGTCGGCGATCTCGGTGCCCAGGTCCGGCAGTGCTACGCCAACATCGGCACCGTCCTGCACCGCTTCGACGTCACGTTCCACAACCTCGTCGACGAGACCTGGTTCGTGACCGACATGGCCCGGGTGATGGGCGAGCTCGGGTCGGTCACCGCGGCGCGGGCCGACTTCCTGGGCGAGCGTCCGCAGATCACCCAGACGATGGTCGAGGTCGCCGGGCTGGTCATGCCCGAGCTGCTCGTCGAGATCAAGTGCATCGCCCGTCGCTGA
- a CDS encoding RidA family protein, with amino-acid sequence MSTITRTPVNPVAWGQNFLMHQGEVTEGAQRVLRCSGQVDLVEDADAPMGLSAGHEDVRGQLQAILDSLDALLEGAGMTRADIVHLTFYATDIPATLEAYDVYAAWIGETGAMPPQSMIGVASLVDPGLHLEIEMTAAR; translated from the coding sequence ATGAGCACGATCACCCGCACCCCCGTCAACCCCGTCGCCTGGGGCCAGAACTTCCTGATGCATCAGGGCGAGGTCACCGAGGGCGCCCAGCGCGTCCTGCGCTGCAGCGGCCAGGTCGACCTGGTCGAGGACGCCGACGCCCCGATGGGCCTGTCGGCCGGCCACGAGGACGTCCGCGGCCAGCTGCAGGCCATCCTGGACTCGCTGGACGCGCTGCTGGAGGGCGCTGGCATGACCCGCGCCGACATCGTCCACCTGACCTTCTACGCCACCGACATCCCGGCCACGCTCGAGGCCTACGACGTCTACGCCGCTTGGATCGGCGAGACCGGCGCCATGCCGCCTCAGTCGATGATCGGCGTGGCGTCGCTGGTCGACCCGGGCCTGCACCTCGAGATCGAGATGACCGCGGCCCGCTGA
- a CDS encoding sulfite exporter TauE/SafE family protein encodes MLSLELFLVVLAGFGAGTVNAIVGSGTLISFPTLVLLGYPPLLANVSNNLGLVPGSLAGAVGYRRELKGQGTRLRWLVPASLVGGSVGALGLLVLPAAAFDAIVPVLVALSLVLVVVQPRLRERLAGRLVEDRDGRPSTGLIVGVALAGCYGGYFGAAQGILLIALLGSLLTDDLQRLNGTKNVLATVVNAVAAVVFLFGADIDWTAVGLIAVGSTAGGFVGGRYGRLLPPTVLRAFIVVVGVAALIRLLAP; translated from the coding sequence GTGTTGTCACTGGAGCTGTTCCTCGTCGTCCTCGCTGGCTTCGGCGCGGGGACGGTCAACGCCATCGTCGGGTCCGGGACCCTGATCTCGTTCCCCACGTTGGTCCTGCTGGGCTACCCACCGCTGCTGGCCAACGTCAGCAACAACCTCGGCCTGGTTCCCGGTTCCCTCGCCGGGGCCGTCGGGTACCGCCGTGAGCTGAAGGGACAGGGCACGCGGCTGCGGTGGCTCGTCCCGGCCTCGCTGGTCGGGGGCAGCGTGGGCGCCCTCGGCCTGCTGGTCCTGCCCGCTGCGGCGTTCGACGCCATCGTGCCGGTCCTCGTGGCCCTGTCGTTGGTGCTGGTCGTGGTGCAGCCGCGGTTGCGCGAGCGGCTGGCGGGGCGGCTGGTGGAGGACCGCGACGGCCGTCCCTCGACCGGGCTGATCGTCGGGGTCGCCCTGGCCGGGTGCTACGGCGGCTACTTCGGTGCCGCGCAGGGCATCCTGCTGATCGCGCTGCTCGGCAGCCTGCTGACCGACGACCTCCAGCGGCTGAACGGGACCAAGAACGTCCTGGCCACGGTCGTCAACGCCGTCGCAGCGGTGGTGTTCCTCTTCGGCGCGGACATCGACTGGACGGCGGTCGGACTGATCGCCGTCGGATCGACGGCCGGTGGGTTCGTCGGGGGCCGCTACGGTCGCCTGCTGCCACCGACGGTGCTGCGGGCCTTCATCGTGGTCGTCGGCGTGGCCGCCCTGATCCGGCTGCTGGCCCCCTGA
- a CDS encoding aldo/keto reductase, with protein sequence MEQPNHEMPVAQLGPRGPVVSRLALGTMTFGAETAAEEAHRQLDAFHDAGGTFLDTADVYADGESERIVGEWLRSRGHDDVIVATKGRFAPPPGSPGASRRGLVRAIDASLDRLGVDSIDVYFVHGWDRDTPIEETLDVLSAEVRKGKLHAVGWSNVTGWQLSRLMTTARLGGYVVPTVVQPQYNLLDRSIELEVLPCAIDEKLAVTPWSPLGGGWLTGKYQRDTQPTGATRLGEDPNRGVEAYDTRNTERTWQVLDVVGAIAERHDRSMAEVAVAWLLTRLNVASVLLGARTLEQLEQVLPAASLALDAEDLEQLAAVSAPGLPDYPYGVVESFSDMAIWKVLGTAG encoded by the coding sequence ATGGAGCAGCCCAACCACGAGATGCCCGTCGCCCAGCTCGGCCCACGCGGTCCCGTCGTGTCCCGGCTTGCGCTGGGGACCATGACCTTCGGTGCCGAGACCGCGGCCGAGGAGGCCCACCGCCAGCTCGACGCCTTCCACGACGCAGGCGGCACGTTCCTCGACACCGCCGACGTGTACGCCGACGGCGAGTCCGAACGCATCGTCGGCGAGTGGCTGCGGTCCCGTGGCCACGACGACGTGATCGTGGCCACCAAGGGTCGTTTCGCCCCACCACCGGGGTCGCCGGGGGCGTCACGTCGCGGGTTGGTCCGGGCGATCGACGCGTCCCTCGACCGGCTGGGCGTGGACTCGATCGACGTCTACTTCGTGCACGGCTGGGATCGCGACACCCCGATCGAGGAGACCCTGGACGTGCTGAGCGCCGAGGTCCGCAAGGGCAAGCTGCACGCCGTCGGCTGGTCCAACGTGACCGGCTGGCAGCTGAGCCGGCTGATGACCACCGCACGGCTCGGCGGGTACGTCGTGCCGACGGTCGTGCAGCCCCAGTACAACCTGCTGGACCGGTCCATCGAGCTGGAGGTGCTGCCGTGCGCCATCGACGAGAAGCTGGCGGTGACGCCGTGGTCGCCGCTCGGGGGCGGATGGCTGACGGGGAAGTACCAACGCGATACACAGCCGACGGGTGCCACCCGGCTGGGTGAGGACCCCAACCGCGGGGTCGAGGCCTATGACACCCGCAACACCGAGCGGACATGGCAGGTGCTGGACGTGGTCGGGGCCATCGCCGAACGGCACGACCGGTCCATGGCCGAGGTCGCCGTCGCCTGGCTCCTGACCCGCCTGAACGTCGCGTCGGTGCTGCTGGGGGCCCGAACGCTCGAGCAGCTCGAGCAGGTCCTGCCGGCAGCCTCCCTGGCCCTCGACGCCGAGGACCTCGAGCAGCTGGCCGCTGTGTCGGCTCCGGGGCTGCCCGACTACCCCTACGGTGTGGTCGAGTCGTTCAGCGACATGGCGATCTGGAAGGTGCTGGGGACAGCCGGCTGA
- a CDS encoding VOC family protein, with protein sequence MGDDRTILTAAAVDAEGLQDWRMLLHRLHARFDTGGFATGLALVDDIGEAAEAANHHPDVTLTYPLVEIRLTSHDVGGVTMRDVRLARRISEIASAHGVTADPASLMAVEWALDTHDHTEVAPFWAALLDLELDGDEVHDPDGLLPTMWFQPTDPIDPPAQRWHLDVRVPPETAEGRIARALAAGGTLVSDEAAPSFWVLADAQGNRACVCTWKGRD encoded by the coding sequence ATGGGCGATGACCGGACGATCCTGACCGCCGCCGCGGTCGACGCGGAAGGGCTGCAGGACTGGCGGATGCTGCTGCACCGCCTGCATGCCCGCTTCGACACCGGCGGCTTCGCGACGGGCCTGGCGTTGGTCGACGACATCGGCGAGGCCGCCGAGGCGGCGAACCACCATCCCGACGTCACGCTCACCTATCCCCTCGTCGAGATCCGGCTGACCAGCCACGACGTGGGCGGAGTCACGATGCGCGACGTACGGCTGGCCCGACGGATCAGCGAGATCGCGAGCGCGCACGGGGTCACCGCCGACCCGGCATCGCTGATGGCCGTGGAGTGGGCGCTCGACACCCACGACCACACCGAGGTCGCCCCGTTCTGGGCAGCGCTGCTGGACCTGGAGCTCGACGGCGACGAGGTCCACGACCCCGACGGGCTGCTGCCGACCATGTGGTTCCAGCCGACCGATCCGATTGACCCGCCGGCCCAGCGCTGGCACCTCGACGTGCGTGTCCCGCCGGAGACCGCCGAGGGCCGGATCGCCCGGGCCCTGGCCGCAGGCGGCACCCTGGTCTCCGACGAGGCCGCGCCGTCGTTCTGGGTGCTGGCCGACGCCCAGGGCAACCGCGCATGTGTCTGCACGTGGAAGGGCCGGGACTGA
- a CDS encoding carboxymuconolactone decarboxylase family protein, with amino-acid sequence MPRVALLSEEAGAQFRRSVGPEAGRALAHRPAMAEVIGRFNAVVARSELPPRLHELVRYRIAQLNGCQRCQTYRMPGAPVSEEDLALVEGWASDDAFEPLERLALDFAERFSTDPSSVDDALCDGLKAGLGDDGLVDLAVCVSKYVGTGRLITVLDLDQACTLPWTSDEAQAVS; translated from the coding sequence ATGCCAAGGGTCGCACTGCTGAGCGAGGAGGCCGGGGCGCAGTTCCGCAGGTCCGTCGGACCGGAGGCCGGACGGGCGCTCGCGCATCGTCCCGCGATGGCCGAGGTGATCGGACGGTTCAACGCCGTGGTGGCCCGCAGCGAGCTGCCCCCGCGGTTGCACGAGCTGGTCCGGTACCGCATCGCGCAGCTCAACGGCTGCCAGCGATGCCAGACCTACCGGATGCCGGGGGCGCCGGTCAGCGAGGAGGACCTCGCACTGGTGGAGGGGTGGGCGTCCGACGACGCGTTCGAACCCCTCGAGCGGCTGGCCCTGGACTTCGCGGAGCGCTTCTCCACCGACCCCTCGTCCGTCGACGACGCCCTGTGCGACGGGCTGAAGGCGGGCCTGGGCGACGACGGACTCGTCGACCTGGCGGTGTGCGTGTCGAAGTACGTGGGGACGGGCCGCCTCATCACCGTCCTCGACCTCGACCAGGCCTGCACGCTGCCGTGGACCTCCGACGAGGCGCAGGCCGTCTCCTAG
- a CDS encoding ATP-binding protein, with translation MRDARSNPFQPGWGKPGVWAGRDLLVGEFTDVVLPRVADGVKEVPRLVQDERGMGKTALLEALADEARERDCLVVSVTAARGEDFTRVFAAALAGAAAAGSLVERLEGRVSAALARLAGVTVAGTGVTVSGGGEEPVASVTLTDALVDVGRLARDTARQLVVLVDEVQNVGATHLAAVFTALQRALEHTETDQHPSGGTIRYGLPIAVWLAGLPGALANFRKAHVTFGERCELVALGPLDDREVREALVTFSRFNDAGVVFDADAIEVFVDVVAGYPYTFQLLGKAAWDAGHGQVITAEEVHTAAERIEPSMRQRYAARLEGLTDDQVAYLVAAASLSDEERTPTRVCRAWKADPDATASMCGGMHQRLVDDHQVIRRGPDGRIRFALPGMASYLADLAR, from the coding sequence GTGAGGGATGCACGATCGAATCCGTTCCAGCCCGGCTGGGGAAAGCCCGGTGTCTGGGCCGGCCGTGACCTGCTCGTCGGCGAGTTCACCGATGTCGTCCTGCCCCGTGTCGCCGACGGCGTGAAGGAAGTCCCTCGTCTCGTTCAGGACGAACGGGGGATGGGGAAGACCGCGCTACTGGAAGCGCTCGCCGATGAGGCCCGCGAACGCGACTGCCTCGTCGTGTCCGTCACCGCTGCCCGGGGCGAGGACTTCACCCGAGTGTTCGCCGCCGCGCTGGCCGGCGCCGCAGCCGCCGGGTCGCTCGTCGAACGGCTCGAGGGACGGGTCTCCGCTGCTCTGGCGCGGCTGGCCGGGGTCACGGTTGCCGGGACCGGCGTCACGGTGTCCGGGGGAGGGGAGGAGCCGGTCGCGTCGGTCACCCTCACCGACGCCCTCGTCGACGTCGGCCGGCTCGCCCGCGACACCGCCCGGCAGCTCGTCGTCCTCGTCGACGAGGTCCAGAACGTCGGCGCGACCCACCTGGCTGCCGTCTTCACCGCACTCCAACGGGCGCTGGAGCACACCGAGACCGACCAGCACCCATCCGGGGGCACGATCAGGTACGGGCTCCCGATCGCTGTCTGGCTCGCCGGGCTGCCCGGCGCGCTCGCGAACTTCCGCAAGGCGCACGTAACGTTCGGCGAACGCTGCGAGCTCGTCGCGCTCGGCCCGCTCGACGACCGCGAGGTCCGCGAGGCGCTCGTCACGTTCAGCCGGTTCAACGACGCCGGCGTCGTGTTCGATGCCGATGCCATCGAGGTGTTCGTCGACGTCGTCGCCGGCTACCCCTACACCTTCCAGCTGCTCGGCAAGGCCGCATGGGACGCCGGGCACGGGCAGGTCATCACCGCGGAGGAGGTACACACCGCCGCCGAACGGATCGAGCCATCGATGCGCCAGCGGTACGCCGCCCGCCTCGAAGGACTCACCGACGACCAGGTCGCCTACCTCGTCGCCGCCGCATCCCTGTCCGACGAGGAACGGACCCCGACACGGGTCTGCCGGGCGTGGAAGGCCGACCCCGACGCGACCGCGTCGATGTGCGGCGGCATGCACCAGCGGCTCGTCGACGACCACCAGGTGATCCGCCGCGGGCCCGACGGCCGGATCCGGTTCGCCCTGCCCGGCATGGCCAGCTACCTGGCCGACCTCGCACGCTGA